From Pelmatolapia mariae isolate MD_Pm_ZW linkage group LG1, Pm_UMD_F_2, whole genome shotgun sequence, one genomic window encodes:
- the taldo1 gene encoding transaldolase, translated as MSSGSPDKRRKMESALNQLKKHTVVVADTGDFNAIDEYKPQDATTNPSLILAAAKMPAYQQLVDQAIKYGMAKGGTEEEQVANTMDKLFVSFGLEILKKVPGRVSTEVDARLSFDKDEMVAKALKLIALYEEAGISKERVLIKLSSTWEGIQAGKELEEKHGVHCNMTLLFSFAQAVACAEAKVTLISPFVGRILDWYKENTDRKSYEPHEDPGVVSVTKIYNYYKKFGYSTVVMGASFRNTGEVKALAGCDLLTISPGLLAELSQDHSAVTEMLSEEKAKACDLEKVHLDEKSFRWEHNEDRMAVEKLSDGIRKFAADAVKLETMIKEKILSVKNGQ; from the exons ATGTCTAGTGGGTCACCAGACAAACGGCGAAAGATGGAGTCGGCGCTGAACCAGCTGAAGAAGCACACTGTGGTGGTGGCAGACACGGGAGACTTCAACG CCATTGACGAATACAAGCCTCAAGATGCAACCACCAACCCATCTCTTATCCTGGCTGCTGCTAAGATGCCAGCCTACCAGCAGCTGGTGGATCAGGCCATCAAGTATGGCATGGCCAAGGGCGG AACCGAAGAGGAGCAGGTAGCAAACACCATGGACAAgctgtttgtgagttttgggCTTGAGATCCTCAAGAAGGTCCCAGGCAGAGTCTCAACTGAAGTGGATGCCAG GTTGTCTTTTGACAAAGATGAAATGGTTGCAAAAGCCCTGAAGCTCATTGCACTTTATGAAGAGGCAGGCATTAGCAAGGAACGCGTACTCATCAAGCTGTCATCAACATGGGAAGGAATCCAAGCTGGGAA GGAGCTTGAGGAGAAGCATGGTGTTCACTGCAACATGACGCTGCTGTTTTCTTTCGCTCAGGCCGTAGCCTGTGCCGAAGCAAAGGTAACACTTATATCACCCTTCGTTGGACGCATCCTTGACTGGTATAAGGAGAATACAGATCGCAAAAGCTACGAGCCACATGAAGATCCAG GTGTGGTGAGTGTGACCAAGATTTACAACTACTACAAGAAGTTTGGCTATAGCACTGTTGTGATGGGGGCCTCCTTTAGAAACACAGGGGAAGTGAAAGCCCTCGCAGGCTGTGACCTGCTCACAATCTCCCCCGGTCTGCTGGCAGAGCTCAGCCAGGATCACAGTGCTGTCACGGAGATGCTCAGTGAGGAGAAAG CCAAGGCCTGTGATCTGGAGAAGGTCCACCTGGATGAGAAGAGTTTCCGCTGGGAGCACAACGAGGACCGCATGGCTGTGGAGAAGCTGTCTGACGGCATCCGCAAGTTTGCTGCTGACGCCGTGAAGCTGGAGACCATGATCAAA GAGAAAATTCTGAGTGTGAAGAACGGGCAGTAA